A section of the Triticum dicoccoides isolate Atlit2015 ecotype Zavitan chromosome 7A, WEW_v2.0, whole genome shotgun sequence genome encodes:
- the LOC119329841 gene encoding beta-1,3-galactosyltransferase GALT1-like: MKKWHGGSVIVCLFLILMLRYVILDSPLAERSLQYVFQQNSTAQLHWLDVPNPPALQNPQNFSQVISTELLASNLSITRNLSDREIQTLHSWNHLRDLVNNAHILPDGLDAIKEAGVAWRKLNAALEYDDSVVSFNGSTQHKDKEKQCPYSIRRMNVTRVGDRFVLRIPCGLIQGSSITIIGTPGGLLGNFKIDLTGAAVPGEPDPPIVLHYNVRLLGDKLTEDPVIVQNTWTIADDWGSEDRCPSSDSDAKDSVKVDDLEKCSSMVGKAHKQILASKSHSNFSSMQPTRKTTAEPKKYYPFKQGYLAIAILRVGAEGIHMTVDGKHVTSFAFREDLEPGFVGEVRIEGDIKLLSVLASGLPTTEDFEHVTDLEILKAPPVPTNKSIDLFIGIFSTANNFKRRMAVRRTWMQYDAVRSGKVAVRFFVGLHKNEVVNEELWNEARTYGDIQLMPFVDYYSLILWKTIAICIYGTNVLSAKYVMKTDDDAFVRVDEILSSLHQVNISHGLLYGRVNSDSQPHRDPYSKWYITSEEWPEESYPPWAHGPGYIVSEDIAKEVYRKHKRGELKMFKLEDVAMGIWINEMRKEGIDVTYQNDGRILVEGCEDGYVVAHYQEPRQMMCLWDKFQKTKRGNCCNE, translated from the exons ATGAAGAAATGGCACGGTGGTTCTGTCATAGTATGTTTGTTCCTAATCTTGATGTTAAGATATGTGATATTGGATAGCCCGCTTGCTGAAAGATCTCTTCAGTATGTCTTCCAACAAAATAGCACCGCACAGCTACACTGGTTAGATGTTCCAAACCCACCTGCACTTCAGAATCCACAGAACTTCTCTCAAGTCATATCAACTGAATTGCTAGCTTCCAACCTTTCCATAACAAGAAATCTCTCTGATAGAGAAATACAGACATTGCATTCTTGGAATCATCTGAGGGACCTTGTAAATAATGCCCACATCCTACCAGATGGATTGGATGCAATCAAGGAAGCTGGAGTTGCATGGAGGAAGCTAAATGCAGCCCTTGAATATGATGACTCAGTTGTTTCATTCAATGGTAGCACACAGCATAAGGACAAAGAGAAGCAATGCCCATATTCCATTAGAAGAATGAATGTTACAAGGGTGGGTGATAGATTTGTCTTAAGAATTCCGTGTGGGCTTATTCAGGGCTCTTCGATAACTATTATTGGCACTCCTGGTGGTCTTCTGGGTAATTTTAAGATAGACTTAACTGGAGCTGCAGTCCCTGGTGAACCAGACCCTCCAATTGTGCTTCATTACAATGTCCGTCTTCTTGGTGATAAACTTACAGAAGATCCTGTAATTGTCCAAAATACATGGACTATAGCTGATGATTGGGGTTCTGAAGACCGTTGCCCATCTTCTGATTCGGATGCTAAGGACAGTGTAAAAG TGGACGATTTGGAAAAATGTAGCAGCATGGTGGGCAAAGCCCACAAACAGATCTTGGCCTCAAAGTCACATTCTAATTTTTCAAGCATGCAACCTACAAGGAAAACAACTGCAGAACCTAAAAAATATTATCCCTTCAAACAAGGATATCTTGCTATAGCAATTCTTCGTGTTGGAGCAGAGGGGATCCATATGACTGTAGATGGGAAACATGTCACTTCCTTTGCATTTCGAGAG GATTTGGAGCCTGGGTTTGTTGGGGAAGTAAGGATTGAAGGAGATATTAAATTGCTGTCTGTGCTAGCGAGTGGCTTGCCTACAACAGAGGATTTTGAGCATGTCACTGACTTGGAAATATTGAAGGCTCCACCTGTCCCTACGAATAAATCCATTGATCTTTTTATTGGGATATTCTCTACAGCAAATAATTTTAAACGCAGAATGGCGGTTCGAAGAACGTGGATGCAGTACGATGCTGTCCGTTCAGGAAAAGTCGCAGTTCGGTTCTTTGTTGGCCTG CATAAAAATGAGGTGGTGAACGAGGAGCTCTGGAACGAAGCACGGACATATGGAGACATCCAATTGATGCCATTTGTTGATTATTACAGCTTGATTCTTTGGAAGACGATTGCCATTTGCATATATGGG ACAAATGTACTTTCAGCCAAGTATGTTATGAAAACCGATGATGACGCTTTTGTTCGTGTAGATGAGATACTTTCGTCCCTACATCAAGTAAATATCAGCCATGGACTGCTGTATGGTCGTGTCAATTCTGATTCTCAGCCTCACCGAGATCCGTATAGCAAGTGGTACATAACTTCAGAG GAATGGCCTGAAGAGAGTTATCCCCCATGGGCACATGGACCAGGGTACATTGTATCTGAGGACATAGCAAAAGAAGTTTACAGGAAACACAAAAGAGGGGAGCTAAAG ATGTTCAAGCTGGAGGATGTGGCGATGGGAATATGGATCAATGAGATGAGGAAGGAAGGCATTGATGTCACGTACCAGAACGATGGAAGGATCTTGGTGGAAGGCTGTGAGGATGGGTATGTGGTTGCCCACTACCAGGAGCCAAGGCAGATGATGTGCCTCTGGGACAAATTCCAGAAAACAAAGCGAGGAAACTGTTGCAACGAGTAA